In one Zobellia galactanivorans genomic region, the following are encoded:
- a CDS encoding YjjG family noncanonical pyrimidine nucleotidase — translation MFKNVVTDVFFDLDHTLWDFEKNSALTFEKIFQENAIEVALPDFLEVYIPANFAFWKLYREEKISKEDLRYQRLKSVFDDLKYPVPDKTINKLSDEYIRYLSSFNHLFPNVTEILDYLKPKYKLHIITNGFQEVQEKKLKNSNIYGYFDQIIDSEMAGVKKPDPFIFELALRRAETRPENSLMIGDNLEADILGAQAVGYHALHFNAHQGPKHDFCEIIDDLHEIKTFL, via the coding sequence ATGTTTAAGAATGTAGTTACCGATGTTTTCTTCGATTTAGACCATACCCTTTGGGATTTTGAGAAGAATTCGGCCCTTACCTTTGAAAAGATTTTTCAGGAAAACGCTATTGAGGTAGCGCTTCCCGATTTTCTAGAGGTTTATATTCCGGCGAACTTTGCCTTTTGGAAGCTTTATAGGGAAGAAAAAATAAGTAAGGAAGATCTGAGGTATCAGCGACTGAAATCGGTATTCGATGATTTGAAATATCCTGTTCCCGATAAAACCATAAACAAATTATCCGATGAGTATATCCGATACCTGTCGTCTTTCAATCATTTGTTTCCCAATGTAACCGAAATTTTAGATTATCTAAAGCCAAAGTATAAGCTCCATATTATCACCAACGGCTTTCAAGAGGTTCAAGAGAAGAAACTCAAAAATTCAAATATATACGGCTACTTTGACCAAATTATAGATTCGGAAATGGCCGGTGTAAAAAAGCCCGATCCCTTTATTTTTGAATTGGCGTTGAGAAGGGCCGAAACAAGGCCGGAAAACTCCTTGATGATAGGCGATAATTTAGAGGCCGATATATTGGGGGCACAGGCCGTAGGTTATCATGCGCTTCACTTTAACGCACATCAGGGACCAAAACACGATTTTTGTGAAATCATTGACGATTTACACGAAATAAAAACCTTTTTATAG
- the radC gene encoding RadC family protein, translated as MHKKPVSFSIKHWSDDDKPREKLVRKGRSVLSDAELVAILIGSGSREESAVELAKRILASANNNLNELGKLSLKQLMAFKGIGEAKAVTIAAALEIGRRRRGEEAQKIEKISSSRDVFHLLHPRIGELQHEEFWILYLSNANKVLHSAQLSKGGLTGTLVDVRIVMRQALEQGAVGLILSHNHPSGTLRPSEEDRKVTQKLKKAAAALDIKVLDHLIITQNDYYSFADEGIL; from the coding sequence ATGCATAAAAAGCCAGTCTCGTTCTCGATCAAACATTGGTCGGACGATGATAAACCACGTGAAAAATTGGTCCGAAAAGGAAGGTCGGTGTTATCCGACGCCGAACTGGTCGCCATTTTAATCGGCTCCGGCAGTCGGGAAGAAAGCGCCGTTGAGCTGGCCAAAAGAATTTTGGCGTCGGCGAATAACAATTTAAATGAGCTGGGTAAACTATCCTTAAAACAATTGATGGCGTTCAAGGGTATCGGTGAGGCAAAGGCGGTTACCATAGCGGCGGCCTTGGAAATAGGTCGAAGAAGACGGGGAGAAGAAGCCCAAAAAATCGAGAAGATCAGTAGTAGTAGGGATGTTTTCCATTTATTGCATCCCCGAATCGGTGAGTTGCAGCATGAAGAGTTTTGGATTCTCTACCTTAGTAACGCCAATAAGGTTTTGCACAGTGCGCAGTTGAGCAAGGGCGGTTTGACGGGTACCTTGGTAGATGTCAGGATCGTAATGCGACAAGCTTTGGAGCAGGGGGCGGTCGGGTTGATACTATCGCATAACCACCCTTCGGGAACACTGCGGCCTAGCGAGGAAGACCGCAAGGTTACCCAGAAATTAAAAAAGGCGGCCGCGGCACTCGATATAAAAGTTTTGGATCATTTGATAATTACCCAGAATGATTATTATAGTTTTGCCGATGAAGGTATTCTTTAG
- a CDS encoding rhomboid family intramembrane serine protease: MSDNAYFKFTNSVVVAPLLAILSIWTVFWVELRFKVNLNDYGIYPQRVSGLKGIIFSPFIHGSVEHLYNNTIPLAVLTASLFYFYRGIALRVLVMGILISGLFTWAIGRPSYHIGASGVIYLLASFIFFKGIFTKHYRLVALSLIVVFIYGSMLWYIFPIEDGISWEGHLGGFLGGLLLAFVLKSEIPPVKKYDWEKEDYDEEADEFLRQFDEYGNFIEKAPEQEVPEDTVKVTYHYKEQKPDDFSGEASK, encoded by the coding sequence ATGTCGGATAACGCCTATTTCAAATTTACGAACAGTGTAGTTGTAGCCCCTTTGTTGGCTATACTCTCGATATGGACGGTCTTTTGGGTTGAATTGCGCTTTAAAGTCAACTTGAACGACTATGGCATATACCCGCAGCGGGTTTCGGGCTTAAAAGGCATAATTTTCAGTCCTTTTATTCATGGTTCGGTAGAGCATCTCTATAACAATACCATTCCATTGGCAGTGTTGACCGCCTCATTGTTTTATTTTTATAGGGGTATAGCCTTAAGGGTGCTCGTTATGGGTATTTTGATTTCCGGATTGTTTACTTGGGCAATCGGTAGGCCTTCTTATCATATCGGGGCAAGTGGCGTTATTTATCTTTTGGCCAGTTTTATTTTTTTTAAGGGGATTTTTACAAAGCATTACCGATTGGTGGCCTTGTCGCTGATCGTGGTTTTTATCTACGGGAGTATGCTTTGGTATATCTTTCCCATAGAAGATGGAATTTCTTGGGAAGGGCATCTCGGGGGATTTTTGGGCGGACTTTTATTGGCCTTCGTGCTAAAGTCCGAAATACCGCCCGTAAAAAAGTACGATTGGGAAAAAGAAGACTATGACGAGGAAGCCGATGAGTTTCTACGGCAGTTCGATGAATACGGAAATTTTATTGAGAAAGCCCCAGAACAGGAGGTTCCCGAGGATACGGTGAAAGTTACGTATCACTACAAGGAGCAAAAACCCGATGATTTTTCTGGGGAAGCTAGTAAATAG
- a CDS encoding replication-associated recombination protein A, whose amino-acid sequence MNEPLAERIRPKTLDDYISQHHLIGKDGSLTNQIKRGIIPSLILWGPPGTGKTTLANIIANESQRPFYVLSAINSGVKDIREVIDKAKQSGGLFTSKNPILFIDEIHRFSKSQQDSLLAAVEKGWVTLVGATTENPSFEVIPALLSRCQVYVLNPFGKDDLENLLKRAIQQDKYLKTKNIELKETEALMRLSGGDGRKLLNIFELVVNSEAGDSVQITDELVMSKVQKNTVLYDKTGEQHYDIISAFIKSIRGSDPNGAVYWLARMIEGGEDVKFIARRLLISASEDIGLANPTALVIANNAFQAVTTIGYPEASIILSQCAVYLATSPKSNASYMAIKKAQQKVRETGDLSVPLPLRNAPTKLMKDLGYGAEYRYAHDYENNFVEAEFLPEELSGTPFYEPGNNSRENAIKEFLKNRWKGKYDH is encoded by the coding sequence ATGAACGAACCTTTAGCCGAACGCATTCGCCCCAAAACCCTAGATGACTACATCAGCCAACACCATTTGATTGGTAAGGACGGCTCATTAACGAACCAAATAAAAAGGGGCATTATACCTTCCCTCATTCTTTGGGGGCCTCCGGGTACGGGCAAAACTACCTTGGCCAACATTATCGCCAACGAAAGCCAACGTCCGTTTTACGTGCTTAGTGCCATCAATAGTGGCGTCAAGGATATTCGAGAGGTAATCGACAAGGCCAAACAAAGTGGGGGACTTTTTACTTCCAAGAACCCTATTTTGTTCATTGATGAGATCCATCGTTTTAGCAAATCGCAACAAGATTCGCTCTTGGCCGCAGTTGAAAAAGGCTGGGTTACCTTGGTAGGGGCCACAACGGAAAATCCGAGTTTTGAAGTGATTCCCGCCCTCCTATCGCGTTGTCAGGTATATGTATTGAACCCTTTTGGAAAAGATGACCTCGAGAACCTTCTTAAAAGGGCCATACAGCAAGACAAATATCTAAAAACAAAAAATATAGAGCTCAAAGAAACCGAAGCCCTTATGCGGCTATCGGGCGGTGACGGAAGAAAATTGCTGAATATTTTTGAACTGGTCGTCAATTCCGAGGCGGGAGATAGCGTTCAGATCACCGACGAGCTGGTAATGAGCAAAGTGCAAAAGAATACGGTACTTTACGATAAAACCGGCGAACAACATTACGATATTATCTCTGCCTTTATCAAATCCATTCGAGGGAGCGACCCCAATGGTGCCGTTTATTGGCTGGCCAGAATGATCGAAGGCGGCGAAGATGTAAAATTCATTGCCCGAAGACTTCTTATTTCGGCCTCTGAAGATATCGGTCTTGCCAACCCTACCGCCTTGGTCATAGCCAATAATGCTTTCCAGGCCGTTACCACAATCGGGTATCCGGAAGCTAGCATTATTTTGAGCCAGTGTGCGGTTTACTTGGCCACATCGCCTAAGAGCAACGCCAGTTATATGGCCATCAAAAAGGCACAACAAAAAGTGAGGGAAACCGGAGATCTTTCCGTGCCCCTACCTTTACGCAACGCCCCCACCAAACTAATGAAGGATTTGGGGTACGGTGCCGAATACCGTTATGCACATGATTATGAAAACAATTTTGTAGAAGCCGAATTTCTTCCCGAGGAACTATCAGGGACTCCCTTTTACGAGCCCGGAAACAATTCGCGGGAGAATGCCATTAAAGAATTTTTAAAAAATAGATGGAAGGGTAAATACGACCACTAG
- a CDS encoding DUF5723 family protein: MRASKLLFIVLFWAGFAVYGQNKQLLYDFVEIPQSAMVNPGVDTDFQWYAGVPLLSGMSLQAGLSGLSVNDIFADDGLNINDKIRERAIYGMNPRDELSGTFQTELLSFGFRGKNPDNFYTAGMYIEGDAIGYWFQDYAILAFEGNADKLNQPFDLGQLKTRGELMNVFHVGLNKKVDNDLTIGVRGKLYSSIFDFNSTKNKGTFVTKEGVNNIYSSTVEADMQLRTSGLNGLKDAVDEGTVGSTVAKRALLGGNLGLGLDFGFTYQLNDQTVITASLLDLGFVYHSKDIKNYSLNGKATIEGIGIILPDAAADPNADFWQNLVDDVEDFVPFEDNEDAYIAFRPTKLYGSLRYNFGERVDNRANCACGVNASSNRARAKYVNSVGGQLYIINRPRGPQMALTGFYQRRFGNFMALKTTYTIDKFSYSNIGLGLSVQAGPVNIYAMADNLLSYGNLANSHYASFQLGLNIISWGKK, from the coding sequence ATGAGAGCCTCAAAACTACTGTTTATAGTCCTTTTTTGGGCAGGCTTCGCCGTTTACGGTCAGAACAAGCAGCTTCTGTACGATTTTGTCGAGATTCCACAGTCGGCCATGGTCAACCCTGGGGTCGATACCGATTTTCAATGGTATGCAGGCGTTCCATTATTGTCGGGAATGTCGCTTCAAGCAGGTTTAAGTGGTCTTTCCGTGAACGATATCTTCGCCGATGACGGTCTGAATATTAATGATAAAATACGGGAGCGGGCCATTTACGGCATGAATCCACGAGATGAGCTGAGCGGTACATTTCAAACTGAACTTTTAAGTTTTGGTTTCCGTGGTAAAAATCCCGATAATTTCTATACGGCCGGGATGTATATTGAAGGCGATGCCATTGGGTATTGGTTCCAAGATTACGCCATATTGGCCTTTGAGGGAAATGCCGATAAACTGAACCAACCCTTTGATTTAGGCCAGCTGAAGACAAGGGGCGAGTTAATGAACGTATTTCACGTCGGTTTGAACAAAAAAGTGGATAATGATCTTACGATTGGGGTGAGGGGTAAATTGTATTCCAGTATTTTCGACTTTAACTCCACCAAGAACAAAGGTACTTTTGTTACCAAGGAAGGGGTCAACAATATATATTCCAGTACCGTGGAAGCCGACATGCAATTACGTACATCAGGACTTAACGGCTTAAAGGATGCCGTTGACGAGGGAACCGTGGGAAGCACTGTCGCCAAAAGGGCCCTTTTGGGAGGCAACCTTGGGCTAGGCCTTGATTTTGGTTTTACCTATCAACTGAACGATCAAACCGTTATTACCGCTAGCCTTTTGGATTTGGGATTTGTCTACCATTCAAAAGATATTAAAAACTACAGCCTTAACGGTAAGGCCACTATTGAAGGTATAGGGATTATTTTGCCCGATGCCGCCGCAGATCCCAATGCCGATTTTTGGCAGAACCTAGTGGATGACGTTGAAGATTTTGTGCCTTTTGAAGATAATGAAGATGCTTATATAGCCTTTAGGCCTACAAAATTGTACGGGTCTTTACGTTATAATTTTGGTGAGCGTGTTGATAACAGGGCCAATTGCGCCTGTGGTGTAAATGCTTCAAGCAACCGAGCACGGGCCAAATATGTAAACAGTGTTGGTGGTCAGTTATATATTATAAATAGACCAAGAGGTCCGCAAATGGCCTTGACGGGTTTTTATCAAAGGCGATTCGGTAATTTTATGGCCCTTAAAACCACCTATACCATAGATAAGTTCTCTTATTCGAATATTGGTTTAGGACTTTCGGTACAGGCAGGACCGGTAAATATTTATGCCATGGCCGATAATCTGTTGTCTTACGGCAATTTGGCAAATAGCCATTATGCTTCTTTTCAGTTAGGATTAAATATCATATCTTGGGGCAAGAAATGA
- a CDS encoding polysaccharide deacetylase family protein encodes MLLIYTHKITPRFRYTMKQVFTRILGIEIVFTTKVEDFIKHTGAKITYTKQPLQNEFFVRSNDLLFEQGINDLDISVADWDGVPCFFKAGERSNLPFDIFSASFYLLSRYEEYLPHVKDVHERFPVKDSLAYKHKFLRSPVVDIWAYRLLDELKSRFPDMERKPKKYRYVSAIDVTTSHCFAYRGVVRSLAGLFYDLGSLKFKRVAQRLKVWFDPEKDPYDNFSFLIDLHKKYRVKDIFFFQFADYSTYDKNVSPDNNKFRFLIKSIADYSKVALAASYSSFNDIDLLTKEKKKLTSVINRPINSSRLRYNRVDLPHTYRNLVEAEFVDDYTMGYTHEIGFRASTCTPFYFYDINLEVQQPIRIHSFAFHDYAFVGHNDSKAIIGEIQTICDEVKSVNGEFVSVFSNELLGGEEKMDWKDFYETVLKQCHV; translated from the coding sequence ATGTTACTTATCTATACCCATAAGATCACACCGCGTTTCAGATATACCATGAAACAGGTATTTACCCGTATTTTGGGTATAGAGATTGTATTTACGACCAAGGTCGAAGATTTTATAAAGCATACGGGGGCTAAGATTACGTATACCAAACAGCCTTTGCAAAACGAATTTTTTGTACGGAGCAACGACCTTCTCTTCGAACAAGGTATAAATGACTTGGATATTTCGGTGGCCGATTGGGACGGGGTTCCGTGTTTTTTTAAGGCAGGCGAGCGCAGCAATCTGCCCTTCGATATATTTTCGGCCAGTTTCTACCTGTTGAGCCGTTATGAAGAGTACTTGCCCCATGTAAAGGATGTGCATGAAAGGTTTCCGGTGAAAGACAGTCTTGCCTATAAACATAAGTTTTTGAGGTCGCCGGTAGTCGATATCTGGGCCTACAGATTACTCGATGAATTAAAGTCGCGGTTTCCTGATATGGAACGCAAGCCTAAAAAGTACAGATATGTATCGGCCATAGATGTAACCACGTCGCATTGCTTTGCCTATAGGGGCGTTGTACGCAGTCTTGCCGGTCTTTTCTATGACTTGGGCTCTTTAAAGTTTAAGCGGGTGGCACAGCGACTAAAAGTTTGGTTCGACCCAGAAAAGGATCCCTACGATAACTTTTCCTTCCTCATCGATTTACATAAAAAATATAGGGTAAAGGATATTTTCTTTTTTCAGTTTGCCGACTACTCCACTTACGATAAGAATGTTTCTCCCGATAACAATAAATTCCGTTTTCTTATAAAGTCCATTGCAGATTACAGTAAGGTCGCCCTAGCGGCATCTTATAGCTCCTTTAACGATATCGATCTTTTGACGAAAGAGAAGAAAAAGTTGACCAGTGTAATCAATAGGCCTATAAATTCGTCACGTTTGCGTTATAATCGCGTGGATCTGCCCCATACCTATAGGAACTTGGTAGAGGCGGAGTTTGTTGATGATTATACTATGGGCTATACCCACGAAATCGGTTTTCGGGCCAGTACGTGTACCCCTTTTTATTTTTACGATATCAATCTAGAGGTACAACAACCCATTCGCATACATTCGTTTGCCTTTCACGATTACGCTTTTGTTGGCCATAATGACAGTAAGGCCATCATAGGGGAAATCCAGACGATATGTGATGAGGTCAAATCCGTTAACGGGGAATTTGTGTCGGTTTTTTCTAATGAACTTCTAGGGGGCGAGGAAAAAATGGACTGGAAAGACTTTTATGAAACCGTTTTAAAACAATGTCATGTTTAA